The Vigna unguiculata cultivar IT97K-499-35 chromosome 1, ASM411807v1, whole genome shotgun sequence nucleotide sequence CCCCATGCAGTGCCAGTTTCGGATAACACGGTTCCTCCGGCATTTTCCCCTTCATCAACCTACTTCTGGAGCTCCACCTAACGCTCGTGGCAGAAGAACTTCTCAAATCCATGAACCCCAAATCCTCAAACTCATTCACCACACAAATGGAACTATTGTCCTCCATGGCAATAGCATCCCTCACCCGTTTCTCATCCGCGGTAAAAGGAGCCCCCATATCAGACCAACACCACACCATCTTCTTCTCCCTGAAATCCAAAACACTAATGTAACAGTTGTCCTTCCTAGGAAACATCGTTGCCACCAACAAACAGTTACTCCCCTCCAACCACTGAAGCTTGTCAGCATCCCCAAGAGACCACCCTAAAGGTTCGTAGAAAAAATCAATTTGCTTCCCTGTAACCTGGTCCCAAACCCCTACCCCATACTCATTACTCCTCCCTTTACAGCTACAAAATATCTTGTAATCCGAACTGAAACTCAAAGCCCCAGCAGTGTAACTCTTCACCTGATTCTCATGAGAAACCTGAAACTTGTACCTAAGCTCCCCACTCTGTGAACTGAACAGCCCCATCCCGCCATCGCCCCTCCCAAGGCGCTCGCTCACTCCGACCACAACGTTGTCCGAGTCAACCCACCCGACATCGTTGACCCTCTGGAAATCGAGGCTCAGAGGAGGGTGTTCTTCCAACATCCAATCATACACATGAACCATGCTGCCATGCGCAACGCAGCAGCCTCCGTCAGGGCCTGCGCGAATGGCTGTTCCGTCACCCGGGGCCTGGCCCTGGAGAGACCGCGACAACCTTAACCTGTTGCCGTCGAATGGGCCCCACTTGGCGGCGCGCACGTGGTCCAGGAGGCCGTAGTAGAGGGCCTCCCGGTAGAGGAGCTTCTCCGGGATGT carries:
- the LOC114184035 gene encoding BTB/POZ domain-containing protein At2g24240-like, whose product is MGVQKDSVKFNVGGRVMETSATTLANAGRNSMFGAMFDDNWNLLLSSNKEGQRFLDRNPDCFGVLLDLLRTGELHIPPNIPEKLLYREALYYGLLDHVRAAKWGPFDGNRLRLSRSLQGQAPGDGTAIRAGPDGGCCVAHGSMVHVYDWMLEEHPPLSLDFQRVNDVGWVDSDNVVVGVSERLGRGDGGMGLFSSQSGELRYKFQVSHENQVKSYTAGALSFSSDYKIFCSCKGRSNEYGVGVWDQVTGKQIDFFYEPLGWSLGDADKLQWLEGSNCLLVATMFPRKDNCYISVLDFREKKMVWCWSDMGAPFTADEKRVRDAIAMEDNSSICVVNEFEDLGFMDLRSSSATSVRWSSRSRLMKGKMPEEPCYPKLALHGGQLFSSMNDCISVFCGPEWVLTSRLRRSYGGSICDFSIGGDRLFALHSEDNVFDIWETPPPPIL